From Geotalea uraniireducens Rf4:
TTCTGGTTGCCGCCGTATCCCTTGTTCTCCTCATGAACGATGGTCCGAATCCCGAGACGCCGGGCCACCTAGGCCGTGTCGTCCCGACTGGCGTCATCAACCAGTATCACGTCATCGACAAACTCGAAGGGGATCTCCTTATAAGTAATTTCAAGTGTTTTTGCCGCGTTATAGGCCGGCAAAACAACTGCTATCCTCTTGTTGTTCAGCATCGTTTCCCCAACATATGTGTTGCATTTCCGAACTGTATCCGCCATCTCCGGCATAGACGATGAGGGGCGGCAGTACCGATAAATCCCCCCTCCGCCCCTTGACCAACTCTACGAGAAACATTCCCGCCCCAGAGATGTCGTTGCCGTGCACCATACGAAGCCGCAACGGGGCGAGCTTCAGCAGAGCTGCCTCGGCAAAAAGCTCCACCAATCGGGACGGATGATAGATGAAGCAGATCCTCCCCCCCGGTTTGACCAGGTATTTCGCCGCCGTCAGGAAATCGGTGAGGCATGCGGTAGATTCGTGCCGTGCCTTGTCCCGTCCGGCCCTGGGGCTCACCCGACCGGTACCGGCTCTGCGGTAGGGGGGATTCGAAACGACCAGGTCAAAGGATGATACGGGAAACACCCCCTTCAAGGAGGTGATATCCGCGGCCAGAATGGAAATCCTGTCGCCGAGGCCGTTGATACTGACGTTGCGCAAGGCCAAATCCGCCAGCAATGCCTGGAATTCCACCCCGGTAACGGTGACATCCTCCGCCTCCCTGGCCAGGATCAGGGGGATGATGCCGCAGCCGCTCCCGAGGTCAATGGCCCGTTCGCCGGTCCTGATGGCGGCAAAGTCGCACAAAAGAAGCGGGTCGAGGGAGAATCGGTAGCCGTCCCGCGGCTGGCCAATGCTCAGCCGGTGTCTGCGCAACTCGTCGACGGTTTCTTCACCTTTCACCTTTCACCTTTCACGCGCTTTCGCCACAGGTAGAGTTCCCTCCCCACCACCATGGCAAAAAATGCAAACGACGCCAGGGTCAGGTACTTGCCGACCTTGAACGGCAGCGGGTCAAAACGCATCTCCACCGCGTGGCTACCCGCTGTCAGATATATCCCCCGCAGAACGTGGTCCACCGGATAAATATCGGCGTCCTTGCCGTCTACGGTAGCCCGCCACCCCTTGTAAAACTTCTCACCCACAACGAGGATGGCATTCTGCGCCGGATTTGCCGTGAAACTGATTTTGTCTCCCTCGTAATGGGTGACCGCGACGCCACCAACCGCCACTGGCGGCTGCATGTTCGGGGCCGGCATCGGGATGGGCGCCGGCGATTCCACGAGTGCAATGGCGCGGGGGTCAAAGGAGGGGTTCTGCAAAATGGCCAGGCCCTGCTGACGATCACTTACGGGAAGCACCGACGGCACAAGCCAGGCCTTCGGCAGGACCCGTCTGTTTTCCACAACAACCTCGGAACCATCGGGCGACGTGAACACCGGCACGTACTTGTCACCAAGCTGCGCCTTTTCCTGCTGGTACTGGTTCGCATCGTAGACGAGGTATTTGACGTTGAGCATATCGGGCAGTGCGGAATTGAAGCTGAAGATGTCGAGGATCTCCTGCCACCGCCTTTGCTGCACCGGCATGGAGGTGAACATGACCGGAATGCCGTTGGTGGCATACTGGTTAGGGTCGGCGCTGAGCGGGAGGACCCGGTATTCCTTCGGCTGGCGCGAAAGATACTCGATGACCGGCGTTTTTATCCCCTTTGACTTCTGCGGCACATCGACAAGAAACATGAACTTGGCGTTGACCCTCCCCACATCTGCCAGATAGAGGAACAGAAGAAGAAAGGGAAGCGCCTTCAGCATGCGCCGGCTCCTGGCGGAAACAACGAATACGGCGGCGTAAACAGCGGCCACGACAGCTGCAATGCCGGTCTCGGAGACGATATTGTTCCACCGCTGGGCAATGAGCTGCGGTCCCTGCTCGTAGCGGGTCGGCTGGGAAAGCATATCGTAGAATGAACCGATCCAGCGCTCCTTGCCAGCCAGCTCGATGCCGACGAGCAGAAGGAGAAGGAGGGGAAGGGCAACGAGGGACAGGAGGTAGTACCTGAATTTCCTGTCAGCACGGCACTCCTTGTCCAGCAGTATGTCCACCCCCCGCGCGGCCAGGACACCGAGGCCGAAAACAGGGATGAACATCATCATCTTCGGCACCCGGAAACGGTTGATGCCGGGGAAATAATCGAAGAGAAACTGGTAGAAGATGCTGTATTTCCCCATGGAAAAAGTTATTCCCCCCGCCACCGCCAGGAGACCCAGCCAGGTGTACCTGTCGCGGCGGAAGATGAGCGGCAGCGGGAGCAGGAGCCAGGGGAGGAGCCCCATGTAGTCGGCGGTCTGGGTGAAGTGCATCCTCCCCCAGTAGTAGGAGGCGATGTTGCTCGGGTTCTCCCCACCTTCCTGTCGCGACAGGCCGAAAAAGCCGGGGATAACGAAGGTTGCCAGCTCCTCCGGCGGCAGGGACCAGGACATGGCCTCATCTATCTGCAAACCGCCTTTCCCCTGGTTCGCCCCGCTCTGCGCCCCCCGGTTCGTTTCCACCGACCAGCTGGCGAGGGGGAGGAGAGAGATGGCGACGGTTGTAAGGAAGAAACAGAGGGTGGCGAGGTTGAGCAGAAGCAATCGGCCTATGCCTTTGCCGCTCCTTTCACGTTCGGCAAAGATGATGCCGAGCGAGCGGAGGATGCCGTAAATGCCGATTGCGAGGCAGGTGTAGAATGCGATCTGCCAGTGATAGTTGAAAAACTGGAAGGCGAGGGTGAAAGCGGTTGCCAGGAAGAAAAAGAGGCGCCGCCCCTGGAACCCCTTCTCCAGAAAATAGAAGGCCAGCGGCGCATAGGAAATGGTGGCTATTTTCAGCACATGGCCGGCATTGATCAGCGAGGCGTTTTCCGTGGCGCAGGCAAAGATGAGCCCACCGAGAAAGGCGGCGGCCCTGCCGGCGCCGATGGCCCGGCAGTAGAGGAAAGTGCCCACGGCACCGAAAAAGAGATGGAAGACGATGAACCATGCCACGTTGGCAGGGGAAGGAATCAGCCAGTATATGAGCCGGTGGTAAAAGAGGAACTGCATGGATGCCCCACCACCCTCTGTCGTATCGCCGCTGTTAAAGAAAATGGACCAGCCGGCGCTTGACAGGTCAATGCGGAATATGTCAAAAAACCGGATTGAATGGAGGTCCTTTACCGCCCAGTAATGTTCATTGAGGATGTCAGGGGCGCGGATGATCTTGTCGGTGAAGAGGATGTGTGAAAAAGCTCCGATCAATACCGCAAGCAAGAGCGCCAGCGCCAGTAAATCCTTCCTGCGTTCTGTCATTTTTATTACTCCGTTGTATAAGGGCAACCCTGTGTGGTTGCCCTGATTGGGCGGCCACATGGGGCCGCCCCTACTCTTCACTCTTCACTGCCTTATAAATGTCCAGCGTCTCTCTGGCGGCCGCCTCCCAGGAAAAGGACTTCGCCCGGCGACGTCCCTGCTCCCGCATGGCCGTCGCCGTTTCTTCATTTTCTAGCACTCTGAGAAGCGCCGCGGCAACCTCCTCCACGGCCATGGGAGGGACGGCAATCCCCGCATCGCCCACCACCTCCGGCAGGGATGTGGTGTTGGACGTTATCACAGGCACGCCGCACGCCATGGCTTCCAAGGGCGGCAGGCCGAACCCTTCGAAGAGCGACAGGTAGACGAAAACCCGTGCGCCGTCGTAAATAAAGGGGAGTTCCCCGTCGGGGACAAAACCGGTGAATACCACCTCGCCGTCGAGATTGAGCTCCCTGATCCGGCTGAACAGCCTGTCGTAAAGCCACCCCTTGCGACCGACGATGACGAGTTTCCCCGCAAATGCCCCCTTGCCTTTCAGCAGGCTGAACGCCTCGATGAGGGTGTCCAGGTTCTTTCGCGGCTGGATGGTCCCCACATAGAGGATGTAATCAGCCGGCAGCCCGTATTTCCCCCTGACGGCCGCGCCGGCAGCGGCATCACGGGACTCGATCATGGCAGGATCGAAACCGAGCATGATCGCCCTGATCTTTTCCGGCGCCACCCGGAAATCGGCCATGATCTCCTGCCTGGCGTGTTCCGAATCGGTGATGATGAAAGCGCTCCTCCTGGCGGCGATGGGTATCTGCAGCCGCCAGTAGATCCGCGCAGCCAGCTTCTCCGTTTCCGGGTGCTTGATGGGGATCAGGTCGTGCAGGGTGACCACCACCGGGCATGGTGCGAAATAGGGGATCGCGCTCTTCGGACAGTGGAGGATGTCCACCCGCTCCCTCTTGCAGGCAAGGGGGAGCAGCACATGCTCGCGCCAGAGCCGGGTGAGCGGGTTTTTGCCCGGCAGGACCATTTCCCGTGCCGCGGGGAATCTGCCCAAATGAACGGGATCGTTGTAGAAAACAATATACTCGTTTTCGCGGTCAATGCGGAGCAGCGCTTCAAGCAGCCCCAATACATACGTCCGCGGCCCCCCTTGGGTGGAAATGGTTGAAGCATCAATGGCGATACGCACAGTTTGTTTCCTATCCAGTAAGGGTTTTAGCCGTAAAGTCGCAGCCGGGATCAATAATCTCGACCTTCTGTCCCAACGGCCGCCACTGCTCCGCATCGTTCAGATCGTTCCAGAACACGGTGGTTTCTGTGCCCGACAACG
This genomic window contains:
- a CDS encoding tRNA1(Val) (adenine(37)-N6)-methyltransferase, encoding MKGEETVDELRRHRLSIGQPRDGYRFSLDPLLLCDFAAIRTGERAIDLGSGCGIIPLILAREAEDVTVTGVEFQALLADLALRNVSINGLGDRISILAADITSLKGVFPVSSFDLVVSNPPYRRAGTGRVSPRAGRDKARHESTACLTDFLTAAKYLVKPGGRICFIYHPSRLVELFAEAALLKLAPLRLRMVHGNDISGAGMFLVELVKGRRGDLSVLPPLIVYAGDGGYSSEMQHICWGNDAEQQEDSSCFAGL
- a CDS encoding glycosyltransferase family protein, encoding MTERRKDLLALALLLAVLIGAFSHILFTDKIIRAPDILNEHYWAVKDLHSIRFFDIFRIDLSSAGWSIFFNSGDTTEGGGASMQFLFYHRLIYWLIPSPANVAWFIVFHLFFGAVGTFLYCRAIGAGRAAAFLGGLIFACATENASLINAGHVLKIATISYAPLAFYFLEKGFQGRRLFFFLATAFTLAFQFFNYHWQIAFYTCLAIGIYGILRSLGIIFAERERSGKGIGRLLLLNLATLCFFLTTVAISLLPLASWSVETNRGAQSGANQGKGGLQIDEAMSWSLPPEELATFVIPGFFGLSRQEGGENPSNIASYYWGRMHFTQTADYMGLLPWLLLPLPLIFRRDRYTWLGLLAVAGGITFSMGKYSIFYQFLFDYFPGINRFRVPKMMMFIPVFGLGVLAARGVDILLDKECRADRKFRYYLLSLVALPLLLLLLVGIELAGKERWIGSFYDMLSQPTRYEQGPQLIAQRWNNIVSETGIAAVVAAVYAAVFVVSARSRRMLKALPFLLLFLYLADVGRVNAKFMFLVDVPQKSKGIKTPVIEYLSRQPKEYRVLPLSADPNQYATNGIPVMFTSMPVQQRRWQEILDIFSFNSALPDMLNVKYLVYDANQYQQEKAQLGDKYVPVFTSPDGSEVVVENRRVLPKAWLVPSVLPVSDRQQGLAILQNPSFDPRAIALVESPAPIPMPAPNMQPPVAVGGVAVTHYEGDKISFTANPAQNAILVVGEKFYKGWRATVDGKDADIYPVDHVLRGIYLTAGSHAVEMRFDPLPFKVGKYLTLASFAFFAMVVGRELYLWRKRVKGER
- a CDS encoding glycosyltransferase family 4 protein, which translates into the protein MRIAIDASTISTQGGPRTYVLGLLEALLRIDRENEYIVFYNDPVHLGRFPAAREMVLPGKNPLTRLWREHVLLPLACKRERVDILHCPKSAIPYFAPCPVVVTLHDLIPIKHPETEKLAARIYWRLQIPIAARRSAFIITDSEHARQEIMADFRVAPEKIRAIMLGFDPAMIESRDAAAGAAVRGKYGLPADYILYVGTIQPRKNLDTLIEAFSLLKGKGAFAGKLVIVGRKGWLYDRLFSRIRELNLDGEVVFTGFVPDGELPFIYDGARVFVYLSLFEGFGLPPLEAMACGVPVITSNTTSLPEVVGDAGIAVPPMAVEEVAAALLRVLENEETATAMREQGRRRAKSFSWEAAARETLDIYKAVKSEE